The Balaenoptera musculus isolate JJ_BM4_2016_0621 chromosome 6, mBalMus1.pri.v3, whole genome shotgun sequence nucleotide sequence aacaaacaaatgtctaaggaaaatgcattttaaaaaagagttgaaTGCATAGGCCACTTCATAAGTAGTTTTCTTAGTTCCAAGTTCACAGCTAGGAATGTCTAGAGGGGAAGGTCTTAAAATCCCCAGAATCTTTTTGTTTCAGCAGAAGTTGAAGAGAAAAAATAGCAGATTTGACTCACATGTTCCTCAATTGTCCCCCCAACCCTAACCCATTTTCACAGAATAGCTAGGTGAGAGCTTACACCATGAGATCTATGCACTGAATCAAAGGAATTCCAAAAGAGCAACTGCGGGAAGACTGGACAGTAACTCTGATCTAGAGGCCATGAGAAACCAGGGTGATTTCCACACAAGACTCCATTCAAGCAAACAAAACTTCCTCTTTGCCCACTTCTTTCACCATAGACCTGGAAGTTGCTTACCTCTCAGACAAACAGAATGGACTTGCCTAAACATACAACATGGAAACAGAtgttctccctcttccttctcacccCTAATTAGTGGCTTAGGAGTTCAGACCTCAAGCAGCATGGATGAGCAAAAACTGCAATATTACAAAGAACTCACTGAAGTACCAACATTGTCAAATAGTACCATCACTGGTTGGTTGGTTATTTTTGTACACATGGGTAACAGACTGTGAGCAGCTAGAGGGCAGGTCTTGTATCTTATTCACCTCTTTATCTTCTGGTCTagtgcaatgcctggcacaaagtaggtgcttaataaatagctgaataaatgaatttctaagctaatatttttatctttcattaatTCAGTCAGTGGAAAACGATTACTTGAGCACCTATTTATGTACCAGATACTAGACAAAGCTGTGAGTGGACAAACAGGCATGAATCCTTCCTCAGGCCTTATAGTCTAATTGAAACTGGTGAAGTAACTTCCACTCCTGACGATTGACACCATTATTTTAACCTTAGGGATGTCGGACAACACTACTAccaaacctcaatttcctcacatTCGATTTAGTGGTTGGACAAAATAATCTGTAAGATTATTTAAGTTCTAAACTTATTGTAAAGGGTATGAAATGTATAAAGCATTAtgtaaattaagttttaaaattataaaacatttttaaaaatttgaatactGCCCCAAATGGATGTTCTCCCCAATTCAAAAAGCAAATGGATACATGCACATCATTATATAAACCACATAAAGAATCCAGCAACTCTAGCACTGTTGTATTGTTATATCAGATCTCTACTGTATAATGTAACTTCTTTGAGGGCACATTTTACATTCTGTATCCTCTAATAGCAtctagtactttttaaaaaataggattcgataaatgaattaatgcaatGGAAACATCTTAAGAATCACCAAGGATTCCAACCTGATTGGCCAATGGCATTTAGGAGATTCAAGAATCCCATGAAATTGTATTCAAAACTGTGTCTGTAGGCCATTTTGCAGAGTTCTTTGGTTTTATCAGAGTCTCAAAGAGATCTACCATCCAAACTGAATCCTTCACTCAGTATATATTAATTGAATATCAACTACTTGCCAAGCATTGTACCATGTTTTAGGCTTAGaatctaaaagttttttttataaataatgaatattGATTGTATCAAATCTTTACAAGATCTGCTTTCTCACACTcacaccattaaaaataatgcatattctattaaaaatatttacatcttaAATCAGCATCAGATACTATGCAGTTATCTAATATGATATTTGCTGGTAAAATGTACTTTAGAAATATTGATGTATTTTTTATCTGGCTCCATGGAAAAGCCTTTATGATGATAGAACCAATAGGGCTTATGTgtataatagatagatagacagacaggtatataaacacacacacatacacataatttAAGAAATCCGTAGTAAATCATGCTGTTCAAATTGTTTAAACCATCTCTAATTCATCAATTATTTTACACCACAGCTGGGTTTCCATTTATTCCTGACAATAGAATAGAGCTActgtcctttaaaaactaaatgatgACATATAAAGAAAACTTCATAAAACTGTTTTGTTCTCAGGGACTTTCCACTGACTGAAATAAATAGCTTTCAAATTCTCTAGATGGAgaacaaaagtaattttaaaatctcaagaaAACCTCTAAATTTTAATGACAATTTTCCccctttggaaatattttctctctcctcaatGCAGCAAGCATTATCTATCTAGAGTCAATCAATATTTATATGAGCAGCTATTTaagttttcagaataaaattatttttacctttgaGAATGGCTGCCATATTCCTGCCACAAACATTTGGAAAGGGATATTCCCCCAGATACAAGCATAAGCATACTTAAAGATATAAATCCTCATCCACAGTAGATGTTCTCTTTATaatatgaaaattcaaaatagCGTGATCCAAGATGACCATTTCAAAAAATGGTTACCTTATACTATTAGGAAACCATTTGTTTCTAATTCCTATACTCTACCAGAACTTAGTTGCAATTAGTGATAGTGGCCAGGAGATGGAGCATTCTCATTTCCTAAGATTTACTTCATAGGCCTTTGTGTATCTCACAATGTTTACtttaaagagaaatgttttattaACAGCACTTATCACAAATGGCAGAGACGAATGAAAAATAagacattcagaaaaaaataaggaattaaaTTTCTCAAAAGTTTAACTTACAActaatcacttatatgtgaataaaatactttaaaatactttgaataagctttttctctcctgtgtacaagaaacagaaggagaaaaaaaaaagtttaaaataattatttagaattaCCTCAGTTTTTCAATTATTCCTTCTGCTTCATGTTATATAACGCTGGACTGCTTTATAATGTATGTTATAATTATAAACtccatttttttcaatgaaataaaaacaagtatagttttaaaataagaattttataactGATATCTTAGGGAAAAAATTCATTACAGTAAACATATTCCCTGAAATGGCTTTATTCAAGGCACAAAgaatgtttaaatgtttctttcacttaataaatgCTAAAGAAGAGTCTTTAGATCTCAAATCTATTATACTGCtcgtaaaagaaaaaaatatatatagcattttGAAAGCCCGGTAATCCACTCCCATACATAGTGAACACATTAACAGATGTGGGTATGTGTGGGTGTGAGGGTTATATTGCATGCTTCTAGAAATATTCCAGAACGGGAGGTAGGCAGACGCATTACATGTTGTTCTGATTTGGCCTTGAATACAGTCTGCCACCAGTTGCTGAATCTTTGATGGGAAGGTAAGAAGAATCCCTAATCATCCCTGAAAAGGCATAATCCAAAGCTGGCCGAAAAGGCAATGCTGGTGCCAACCCAGGAGTTAGGTAGGGAGACATGAAACCAGACAGCCCTCTTCCTGGAGAGGAATATGCCAGCCGTAATGGACTGATACCTAGTCTAGGATTTAAGCTGTAGAGACTTGAATCACCTCCATAAGAAGCAGAAGTACTGTGAAGGGGAGAGAAAGCTGATTTATTTCCTAGAGTTCCAAAACCAATTCCTGCTAAACTTAAATTCGAAGCTCTCTGAAAAGCTGTATTTTCCAATGCTCCTGAGCTTGCTAGGTCCCTGGTGTCTGCTTTGTGTTCTTTCCCATTTAGGACCTGTTCAATGGCTTGGACCACATCCCCTTTGCAGAACTGCAGAATGCCTTCTAGACGGCTGCGTCTGTAACTTGGGAAAATCTTGGTAAGGATATCAAGAGGGTCTCTTGGTCTAGAGGACACAGTGGGAAGGCTGACTGTGGTATCAGTGAAGTCTTTGGCCCACTCACTTTCATTTCCTGATTCCAAATCAGAGGATGACAGGGACCTGGGACTCTCTTCACCTCCTGACTGCTCTCCAGGATGAGGAGACTGCATGCTATCATCCTTGTTTGGGTTTTCTGAAATAGATGACCTGACGTTTTGTTTTCCAGTGACATCATTAGACTTAGGAGATGATCTCGGGGTAAATTGATGGGATTTAGACACCAGTTCTTCTTGTCCACTCTGGCATGAGTCACATTTACTCTCTTTTTGtcctggggaagaggaaaaaaaggaatgaaataaagggaaaacTTCCGAGAACACAGTACTGCCCACTCAAAATTAATGCTGGATAAAATAACTTGTTTACTCATAGTGTATCAATAATACTTATTAATCACTGTAAGAGATTTTAATGAACAAGAATTATAAAAGATCATTTGGAAAGGCAGGTTTTGGAACAGTGGGAAAATGCTATTTATTATGTCATTTCAGGATcacaaaattatataatatacaaatgcTGTAGTTATTTAGGAATCAGAAGATGAAAGTCTATTGTTACCCCCAAACTGTTAACTTAACACCAATATTTCACACTATTTGCCCATTTGGTGATTGAAGATTTTCCTAAATGTTACCCAAGTTTTGTTGTTATCCGCGGGAGGGTTTTTTTCCCACAATGACCCTATgcaaaaagaactaaatagaacAATTGTTTAGATAAGAAATCAGAAGAAGGAACAATCTTAGTATGAAAATGAATATTCTATTTAGTCACTAATGATAAATTTcaacaactatttttttaatgctcacaTTTCAGGTTGCAATTAAGTTACCTGAATAATgtgagaaaataacaaaattgttGATTTCATTTCAAATCTAAACCAATAATGACAACTGCTGTACCAATCTCAAATCATACCAGAGCTTGCATGTTTCATTTTATGTGAGAGACAGTACAAAGTTGGTATTTTTTCATAATCCTCTGTGAAATATggactttctttttaaatctctaggaaatatcaataaaagagTTTACAATcaaattgtttctaaaataaaattattaactacACTATTTTCACTACTGCAATCTGTGTATATTTTCAAAGTGTCTTGTAAAAAACCATTTTGGTCGTATGCTTTAAATCGCAACTCCTTTCCAATATTAAGGGcaattttccaaaaatgtttttacaCTAAAACCTGATTTTCTACCTCAACATGTTGAGtatatgaatattaataaaacaatactatctttaaaaaccttttgCAAGGCTAATGCcaggaaaataataacaaataattttattttggtttacatttcc carries:
- the DMRTA1 gene encoding doublesex- and mab-3-related transcription factor A1, with amino-acid sequence MEQSQCGSRDRTGSGPPHLAPGLVAAAPPPPSPVLPVPPGIPVPPTFLRPSSLFLRAAAAATAGSGGCPPPAGVERGVGAVAGYPRTPKCARCRNHGVVSALKGHKRFCRWRDCACAKCTLIAERQRVMAAQVALRRQQAQEESEARALQRLLYPGPSGPGGRSSGGGSSRTENPQTTASGPATASALGLSASRQASGLATPAFEIFQPDYTEEKQGQKESKCDSCQSGQEELVSKSHQFTPRSSPKSNDVTGKQNVRSSISENPNKDDSMQSPHPGEQSGGEESPRSLSSSDLESGNESEWAKDFTDTTVSLPTVSSRPRDPLDILTKIFPSYRRSRLEGILQFCKGDVVQAIEQVLNGKEHKADTRDLASSGALENTAFQRASNLSLAGIGFGTLGNKSAFSPLHSTSASYGGDSSLYSLNPRLGISPLRLAYSSPGRGLSGFMSPYLTPGLAPALPFRPALDYAFSGMIRDSSYLPIKDSATGGRLYSRPNQNNM